CGCGCCCGCGAACTGCTCACGACCCTGTCCATCCGCATCCCCAGCGTGCGGATCCCGATCGCCTCCCTCTCCGGCGGTCAGCGCCAGACCGTGGCCATCGCCCGCTCGATGCTGGGCGAGCCCAAGCTGGTCATCCTCGACGAGCCCACCGCCGCCCTCGGCGTGGAGCAGACCGCCCAGGTGCTCGACCTGGTCGAGCGGCTGCGGGAGCGCGGCCACGCCGTCATCCTGATCAGCCACAACATGGCCGACGTCAAGGCCGTCGCCGACAAGGTGGCGGTGCTGCGACTCGGCCGCAACAACGGCGTCTTCGAGGTCAAGACGACCTCGCAGGAGGAGATCATCTCCGCCATCACCGGCGCCACCGACAACGCCGTGACCCGCCGTGCGGCACGCACCAACGGGGAGGTTTCCAAGTGAGCACCGAAAAGACCTCCACCGCGGTCACGAAGGACGAGCACGTCGTGGAGAACCCGGAGGCCGCCGCCGCGGCCGTCACCGCGGTGGACCCCCGCCTCCTCGTCCGCGAGGAAGGCCTGCTGGGCTACTGGACCGAGTTCAAGCGCAAGATGCGCGCCGGTGAGCTGGGATCCCTCCCGGTCATCATCGGCCTGGTGATCATCTGCGTGGTCTTCCAGAGCCTGAACTCGGCGTTCCTGTCCGCGCAGAACATCAGCGACATCACCGTCACGATGGTCGGCACCGGCATGATCTCCGTCGGCATCGTCTTCGTGCTGCTGCTCGGCGAGATCGACCTGTCCGTCGGCTCGGTCAGCGGCGCCTCCAGCGCCATCGCGGCCGTCCTCGCGGTGAACCAGGGCTGGCCGGAGTGGGCCGCGGTGCTCTTCGCGATCGCCGCCGGTGCCGCCATCGGCGCCGCGCACGGCTTCTTCTTCGCGGTGCTGGGCGCCCCCGCCTTCGCGGTCACGCTGGCCGGTCTGCTCTTCTGGCTGGGCTTCATGCTCCAGACGCTGGGCGAGAACGGCACGATCAACCTCGACAGCGACGGCTTCATCGGCAAGCTCACCACGTACTTCTTCACGGACGTCGCCGCCGCGTACGGCCTGGCCGCCGTGGTGACCGCGGTCTTCTTCATCAGCTCCTTCCTGGGCAACCGGCGGCGCGACGCCGCGGGCATCCCGTCCCGGCCGCTGAACGAGACGATCCTGCGCACCGCCCTGCTCGCCGTGATCTCCTTCGCCGCGGCGTTCATGTACAACCAGTACAAGGGCCTGCCGCTGGCCACGGTGATCTTCCTGGTGTTCCTGGTCGCCACGGACTTCGTGCTGCGGCGCACCACCTACGGCCGCAAGGTCTTCGCCCTCGGCGGCAGCGTCGAGGCTTCCCGGCGCGCCGGCATCAACGTCACCGCGGTGCGGATCTCGGTCTTCGCGATCTCCGGCGGTTTCGCGGCGATCGGCGGCCTCTTCCTGGCCTCCAAGATCGCCTCGGCCAACCAGAGCGCCGGTACCGGTGACCTGCTGATGAACGCCATCGCGGCGGCGGTGATCGGCGGTACCTCGCTGTTCGGCGGCCGGGGCCGCACCTGGAACGCCCTGCTGGGTGTCCTGGTGATCGTCTCCATCCAGTACGGCCTCCAGCTGGAGTCCATCGCCGAGCCGGTGAAGTACATGATCACCGCGGGTGTGCTGCTCACCACGGTCGTGATCGACTCGATCACCCGGAAGACGCAGAAGACGGCGGGCCGCGCCTAGCCCCCGCCCTCACCGGAACCTGTGCCCGGCGCCAATGGCGGTGCCGGGCACAGTCGTGCCGGGGGGAACATTAGACTCGACGAGCCCGGCAACAGCTCAACAGCTCTACTGCAAGGAGGCACGGGTGCCGCTGCTGACCCGCATCAGGGGACCGCGCGATCTGGACCGGCTCAGCCTGGAGGAGCTGGACCAGCTGGCCGGGGAGATCCGGACCTTCCTCGTCGACGCGGTCTCCAAGACCGGCGGCCACCTCGGCCCGAACCTCGGCGTGGTGGAGCTGACCATCGCCCTGCACCGTGTCTTCGAATCACCGAAGGACAAGGTGCTGTGGGACACCGGTCACCAGTCCTATGTGCACAAGCTGCTCACCGGCCGGCAGGACTTCTCGAAGCTGAAGATGAAGGGCGGCCTGTCCGGCTACCCCTCGCAGGCCGAGTCCGAGCACGACGTCATCGAGAACAGCCACGCCTCCACGGTGCTCGGCTGGGCCGACGGCCTGGCCAAGGCGAACCAGCTGCTCCAGCGCGACGACCACGTCGTCGCCGTGATCGGCGACGGCGCGCTCACCGGCGGCATGGCCTGGGAGGCGCTGAACAACATCGCCGAGGCCAAGGACCGCCCGCTGGTCATCGTCGTCAACGACAACGAGCGCTCCTACGCCCCGACCATCGGCGGCCTCGCCAACCACCTCGCCACGCTGCGCACCACCGACGGCTACGAGCGCTTCCTGGCCCGCACCAAGGAGATCCTCGACCGCACCCCGGTCGTGGGCAGACCGCTGTACGAGACCCTGCACGGGGCCAAGAAGGGCCTGAAGGACTTCATCGCGCCGCAGGGCATGTTCGAGGACCTGGGCCTGAAGTACGTCGGCCCGATCGACGGCCACGACATCGAGGCGCTGGAGTCCGCGCTGGCCCGCGCCAAGCGCTTCGGCGGACCGGTCATCGTCCACTGCCTCACCGAGAAGGGCCGCGGCTACCAGCCGGCCCTCCAGGACGAGGCGGACCGCTTCCACGCCGTCGGCAAGATCCACCCCGACACGGGCCTGCCCATCGCCTCCTCCGGCGCCGACTGGACCTCCGTCTTCGGCGACGAGATGGTCAAGCTCGGCGAGGAGCGCGAGGACATCGTCGCCATCACGGCGGCCATGCTCCAGCCGGTCGGCCTGGACAGGTTCGCCAAGCGCTTCCCGGAGCGGGTCTACGACGTCGGCATCGCCGAGCAGCACGGCGCCGTCTCCGCCGCGGGCCTGGCCACCGGCGGGCTGCACCCGGTCTTCGCGGTGTACGCCACCTTCCTCAACCGCGCCTTCGACCAGGTGCTCATGGACGTGGCCCTGCATAAGTGCGGGGTGACGTTCGTGCTGGACCGGGCCGGTATCACCGGTACCGACGGCGCCTCCCACAACGGCATGTGGGACATGTCGATCCTCCAGGTCGTCCCCGGCCTGCGGCTCGCCGCCCCGCGCGACGCCGACCAGGTCCGCGCCCAGCTGCGCGAGGCCGTCCAGGTCGACGACGCGCCGACGGTGGTGCGCTTCTCCAAGGGCGCCGTCGGCCCGGCCGTACCGGCGGTGGGCCGGGTCGGCGGGATGGACGTGCTGCGCGAGCCCGGCACCGACCGCCCCGACGTGCTGCTGGTCTCCGTGGGAGCGCTCGCGCCGATGTGCCTGGAGGTCGCGGCCCTGCTGGACCGGCAGGGCATCTCCACCACCGTCGTCGACCCGCGCTGGGTCAAGCCCGTCGACGAGGCCCTGGCCCCGCTCGCCGAGCGGCACCGGGTGGTCGTCACCGTCGAGGACAACAGCCGGGTCGGCGGTGTCGGCTCCGCGATCTCCCAGGCCCTGCGGGACGCGGGCGTGGACGTGCCGCTGCGCGACTTCGGCATCCCGCCGCGCTTCCTCGACCACGCCTCGCGCGCCGAGGTGATGGCGGAGATCGGCCTGACCGCGCCGGACATCGCCCGCCAGGTCACCGGCCTGGTGTCCAAGCTGGACGGGAAGTACGAGCGTGCCGCGGCCGACGAGATCGAGGCCGCCCGCGACTGACCCGCCGTACCGCCGCACCGCCGATGGGCCGGTTCCGCCACTGCCAGAAGTGGTGAAACCGGCCCATCGGCGTGAAACTGCCCGCGTCGGGGCTTACGCACAACGCCCCCTCTCGATCATCAGGACGACGAGCGTGGGAGGTACGCCCGATGAGCAGCACCCTCTTCCGGACCAAGAAGGTCGAGCAGTCCATCCTCGATACCGAGGAGCCCGAGCACGCCCTCAAGAAGTCCCTCTCGGCCCTCGACCTGACGGTCTTCGGCGTCGGTGTCATCATCGGCACCGGCATCTTCGTGCTGACCGGCACCGTCGCCAAGAACAACGCGGGGCCCGCGGTGGCCCTGGCGTTCGTCGCGGCCGGGGTCGCCTGCGCGCTCGCCGCGCTCTGCTACGCCGAGTTCGCCTCCACGGTCCCGGTCGCCGGGTCCGCGTACACGTTCTCCTACGCCTCGCTCGGCGAACTGCCCGCCTGGACCATCGGCTGGGACCTCGTCCTGGAGTTCGCGCTGGGCACGGCGGTGGTGGCCGTCGGCTGGTCGGGCTACATCCAGTCGCTGCTGGACAACGCCGGCTGGAACATGCCCGCGGCGCTCGGCAGCCGGGAGGGCGCCGACGGCTTCGGCTTCGACATCCTCGCCGCGGTGCTGGTGCTCGCGCTGACGGTGATCCTCGTCATCGGCATGAAGCTGTCCGCGCGCGTCACCCAGGTCGTCGTCGCGGTCAAGGTGACGGTCGTCCTCGTCGTGATCATCGCGGGCGCCTTCCTCATCAAGGGATCCAACTACGACCCGTTCGTCCCGAAGGCCCAGGAGGTCCCGGCCGGCGACAGCCTCCAGTCGCCGCTCATCCAGCTCATGTTCGGCTGGGCCCCCTCGAACTTCGGCGTGATGGGCATCTTCACCGCCGCGTCCGTCGTCTTCTTCGCCTTCATCGGCTTCGACGTCGTCGCCACCGCCGCGGAGGAGACCCGCAACCCGCAGCGCGACATGCCGCGCGGCATCCTCGGGTCGCTGCTGATCTGCACCACGCTGTACGTCCTCGTCTCGATCGTCGTCACCGGTATGCAGCACTACAGCGAACTGTCCGTCGACGCCCCCCTCGCCGACGCCTTCAAGGCCACCGGGCACCCCTGGTACGCGGGCTTCATCAGCTTCGGCGCCGCCGTCGGCCTCACCACCGTCTGCATGATCCTGCTGCTGGGCCAGACCCGGGTGTTCTTCGCGATGAGCCGCGACGGACTGCTGCCGCGGTTCTTCTCCCGCGTCCACCCCAGGTTCCGCACCCCGCACCGCCCGACCATCCTGCTCGGCGTGATCATCGCCGTCCTCGCGGGCTTCACCCCGCTCACGGAACTGGCCGCGCTGGTCAACATCGGCACCCTGTTCGCCTTCGTGGTGGTGGCCATCGGTGTGATCATCCTCCGCCGCACCCGCCCCGACCTGCCCCGGTCCTTCCGCACCCCCTGGGTGCCGGTCATCCCGATCCTGTCCGTGGGCGCCTCGCTGTGGCTGATGCTCAACCTGCCCGCCGAGACCTGGATCCGGTTCGGCATCTGGATGGCGGCCGGCTTCGTCGTGTACTTCCTCTACGGCCGCTCCCACAGCCGCCTCGGCCGGCACCAGGAGACCACGGTGGACGACGTCGTCGAAGGCCACCCGCACCCGGACCGGTAGCCGCCGGCGCCGGCTACGGCACGCCGTCGGCCCGCCCGCTGTCCGGCCCCGTATGTCCTGCTCCGGCGGGATGTGCGGGGCCGGATAGCGTACGCCGCATGCACGCAGAGCTGATCACCTCGGCACACACCGTCACGGCGCCGCGCGCCGGCCGCGGCTACTGGCGGCGGCTGCTGCCCGTGCTGGCCCTGCTCGCCTGCCTCACCCGGCTGCCCTCCTTCGCCCGTCCGCTGTGGAACCCCGACGAGGGCTACCTCGCCGTCCAGGCACGGATACTGGCGCACGGCGGGCGGCTCTACGAGACGGTCGTGGACCGCAAACCGCCGCTGGTGCCCTGGCTGTACGAGGCGGCCTTCGCGGTGACCGGCTCCGGCTCGCTCACCTCCGTCCGGGTGCTCGCGATCCTCGCCCAGCTGCTCACGGCCGTCCTGCTGGCCTCGCTCGCCCGGCGCCGCTGGGGCGACCGCGCGGGCCGCACCGCCGGGGTGCTCCATCTGCTGGTCTCCGTGGGGCTCAACCCGCAGGACGCGCAGGCCGCCGGCTTCGAGGTGTTCATGCTGCCCGGCACCGCCGCCGCGATGTGGTGCGCCGACCGGCGCCGCTGGGGCGCGGCGGGGGTGGCCGTCGCCTGCGCCGCTCTCGCCAAGCAGACCGGCGGGGCGGTGCTGCTGCCGGTGGCCTGGCTGTGCCTCAGCTCGGGCGCCGCCCGCACCGGGCTGCCGCGCCTGGCCGCCGGCGCGGCCCTGCCCGTGCTGGCGGCCGCGCTGCTCACGGACCCGGCCGGGTTCCTGTTCTGGACGGTCACCGGATCCACGGCCTACGCCGCCTTCAGCGGTTCCCCGCTGCACGCCCTGACCCGGGCGCTGGCCAACGCGGCGATCCTGGCGGGGGCGTGCGCGGGCCTGCTGGTCCCCGTGGCGCGGGCGCCGCGCACCGGGCCCGTCGACCTGTGGCTGTGGCTGGCGGCGTCGGCGGGCGCGGTGCTGACCGGTTTCCACTTCTTCGGCCACTACTACCTGCAGCTGCTGCCCCCGCTCGCCCTGCTGGCCACCGCAGCCCTGCACACCCGGCCCCGGGCACGGCCGGGGCGGGCGGTCCTCGTCTCCGGCTGCGCGTGCGCCGTGTTCCTGGGCTGGGGCCTGGCCGCGCCGCGCACCGAGCTCGCCCACGCCCAGCGCCTGGCCGCGGCCACCGCCCACCGCACGGCCCCCGGCGACCGCGTCCTCATCTGGGGCATGCACCCGGAGACGTACTGGCTCGCCGGCCGCGCCCCCGCCACCCGCTACCTCACCGCCGGACTGCTCACCAACTACAGCGGCGGACGCGACGGCTCCGGCGTCGGCGAGCGGTACGCCGTGGACGGCGCCTGGCCGGTGTTCCGGCGGGAGCTGGCCGACCCCCCGGTCCTCATCGTCGACGACTCCCGCGGCAAGCCGTACCGCCCCGGCCGGCTGCCGACCCTGCGCGGGCTGCTCGCCGACCGGTACCGGCCGGCCGGCACGGTCGACGGGGCGGTGCTCTACACGCGGATCCGCTGATCCGGCCCGCTCCCGGGCAGCGGGGCCCCCGCTCCACGCGCAGCTCCCGGGCCCCGCTCCCGCGTGGCCCGCCGTGCCGCGACGCCCGGTGACCCTCATGCGGGGCCTCGGGTCAGCCCGCCCCGCCCTCGGCCCGCAGTGCGCGCGGTCCCACGACCCGGGCGCCCAGCTCCGTCACCCGGCGGCGCAGTTCCCGGTCGGCCGTGACGACCAGGCACGGCCGCTCCCCGGCCGCCGCGACCAGCTCCACCATCCGGTCGTCACCGCTGCCCGGCGCGGACTCCACCCGCACCCCGGGCACCGACCCGACGCCCCGGGCCGCCCCCTCCACCACCAGCACAATCTCCACGGGCCCCGGACACCCGGGCACCCCGTCCGCGGCGAGCCGGTCCCGCAGCCGTTCCGCCGCCCCCCGGCGGTCCCGCCACCACCCGTCCGGCACCGACCCGACGACGTTCGCGGCGTCGACGATCACCAGCAGCGCGTCACTCATGGGGCCAGGCTCCCACGGCCCCCGGGCGCGGCGGGCCCGGGCCCCACGGCTAGAGTGGCCTCGTGTCGATGGTCCGTACTGTGAAGGGCAACTGGCTCATACGCGGCCGGGACGGCCGGCTCGGCGTCTACCTGCCGACGGACGACGCGGTCCTGTACCGGGCCGAGCGCGTCCCCGGCGGCCCCTGGGAGAGCCCCCGCAAGGCGGGCGGCGACCAGACGCTGCACGCCGGTTTCGGGGTCGGGCAGGGCCCCGACGGCTACGCCCACCTGGTCGCCTGGCGCCCCACCCCAGCCGGTGGGGCCGAACTGGTGCACTCCACCCACTTCCGCCCGCTGCTCGCCCCGCTCGACTGGACGCCCTTCGGGCACCCCAACAAGGACGCCGACCGCACGGGCGACCCCGTCGTCGCCGTCGACGTCGAGGGGCGGGCGCACCTCTTCGTCCGCAACCGCGGCAAGGGCGTGTCGATGCGCAACCAGAAGGAGCGCGGCGGCCTCAACGCCTGGCACGACCTGCGCGGCTCCAAGGTGCAGGAACTCATCGCGGTCACCGGGGAGTCGGGCCGTATCGAGGTGTACGCGGCCAGCCCCACCGCCATCCTGCGCTGGTACCAGCAGGAGCCGGGCCGGCGCCCGGTGGCGGCCGATCCGCTGCCCGTCACGATCGAGCCGGGCACCCTGGCGGCGCTGCCCACCTCCAAGGAGCACACCACCCTCTTCTACGCCGACCCCGAGGGCATGCTGTACGCGTGGCGGCCCGACGCCGGGCCCAGGGCACTGCTGCCCGTGGCCGGCCCCGGCCCGGTGACCGTGCTGCGCTGCGACATCGACGGTCACGACTGCACGCTCCTCGCCCAGCGCTCCGCCTCCGGCCGGGTCGCGTTCGCCGCGTACCCGACCGAACAGGAGACGGCCGGCCTGTGGTGGACGGAGTCCGGCCCCGAACTGCCCGAGGGCACGCGGGTGGCCCTCGCCCAGGACGCCACGGACCGGGTCGTCGCGGCGACCCTCACCCCGGACGGCACCCTGCGGGTGGCGCGGCGCAAGGACGAACCGGGGCTGGCCCTGGAGGCCTGGCGGACGGTCTGAACCGGCCGGCACACGGCCGTGTCCGGCGGCCGGCCTTCGCACACGGCGGACGAGAAGGTGCCCCGCACACCTGCTGGTGTGCGGGGCACCGTCGTCGGGCCAAGGGCGCCGTTACGCCGGGACGCTCGCCACGCCCTGCGCGAGGAACCGCTTGCCGTTCACCCGCTCGGAGACACCCTCGCGGTCCAGGTACGGCGTGATGCCGCCCAGGTGGAAGGGCCAGCCGGCACCGGTGATCAGGCACAGGTCGATGTCCTGGGCCTCGGCGACGACACCCTCGTCGAGCATGAGCCCGATCTCCTGGGCCACGGCGTCCAGGACGCGGGCGCGCACCTGCTCCTCGGTCAGGACGACATCGCCCTGCTTCAGGAGGGCGGCGACCTCCGGGTCCAGCTCGGGCTTGCCGCTGTCGTAGACGTAGAAGCCGCGCTTGCCGGCCTCGACGACCGCCTTCAGGTTCGGGCTGACCTTGAAGCGGTCCGGGAACGCCTTGTTCAGCGTCTCGGAGACGTGCAGGCCGATGGCCGGGCCGACCAGCTCCAGCAGGACCAGCGGGGACATGGGCAGGCCCAGCGGCTCGACCGCCTTCTCGGCGACGGCGACCGGGGTGCCCTCGTCGATGACGTTCTGGATCTCGCCCATGAAGCGGGTCAGGATGCGGTTCACGACGAACGCCGGGGCGTCCTTGGTGAGGACCGCGGTCTTCTTCAGCTTCTTGGCGACGGCGAAGGCCGTGGCCAGCGAGGCGTCGTCGGTCTGCTCGCCGCGGACGATCTCCAGCAGCGGCAGTACGGCGACCGGGTTGAAGAAGTGGAAGCCGACGACCCGCTCGGGGTGCTTCAGCTTCGACGCCATCTCGGACACCGACAGCGAGGAGGTGTTGGTGGCGAGGATCGCGTGCGCCGGGGCGACCGCCTCGACCTCCGCGAACACCGTCTGCTTGACGCCCATCTCCTCGAACACGGCCTCAATGACGAAGTCCGCGTCCGCGAAGCCCTCGGCCTTGTCCAGGACGCCGGTCACCAGCGCCTTGAGGCGGTTGGCCTTGTCCTGGTTGATGCGGCCCTTGCCGAGCAGCTTGTCGATCTCGGCGTGGACGTAGCCCACGCCCTTGTCGACGCGCTCCTGGTCGATGTCGGTCAGCACGACCGGCACCTCCAGGCGGCGCAGGAACAGCAGGGCGAGCTGCGAGGCCATCAGGCCGGCGCCGACGACGCCCACCTTGGTGACCGGGCGGGCCAGCGACTTGTCCGGGGCACCGGCGGGGCGCTTGCCGCGCTTCTGCACCAGGTTGAAGGCGTAGATGCCGGCGCGCAGCTCGCCACCCATGATCAGGTCGGCGAGCGCCTTGTCCTCGGCGTCGTAGCCCTGCTGGAGGTCGCCGTCCTTGGCGGCGGCGATGATGTCCAGCGCGCGGTAGGCGGCCGGGGCGGCGCCGTGCACCTTGGAGTCCGCGACGAAGCGGCCCTTGGCGACGGCCTGGTCCCAGGCCTCGCCGCGGTCGATCACCGGGCGCTCGACGACGATCTCGCCCTTGAGGACGGACGCGGTCCAGATGAGGGACTGCTCCAGGAAGTCGGCGCCCTCGAAGATCGCGTCGGCGATGCCCAGCTCGTAGACCTGCTTGCCCTTGAGCTGCCTGTTCTGGTTGAGGCTGTTCTCGATGATCACCGAGACGGCCTTCTCCGCGCCGATCAGGTTCGGCAGCAGGGTGCAGCCGCCCCAGCCGGGCACCAGGCCGAGGAAGACCTCGGGCAGGGAGAACGCAGGGACCGCCGCGGACACCGTGCGGTAGGTGCAGTGCAGGCCGACCTCGACGCCGCCGCCCATCGCGGCACCGTTGTAGTAGGCGAACGTCGGCACGGCGAGGCCGGAGAGCCGCTTGAAGACGTCGTGGCCGCCCTTGCCGATGGCGTAGGCGTGGTCCCACTCCTTCAGCAGCTCGACGCCCTTGAGGTCGGCGCCGACGGCGAAGATGAACGGCTTGCCGGTGATGCCGACGCCGACGATCCCGCCGTCCGCGGCCTCCTTCTCGACCTGGTCGAGGGCGGCGTTGAGGTTCGCCAGCGACTGGGGCCCGAAGGTGGTCGGCTTGGTGTGGTCGTGACCGTTGTCGAGGGTGATCAGGGCGAAGCGCCCGGCGCCCAGGGGCAGGTCGAAGTGGCGTACGTGCGCCTGCGTGACGACCTCGTCCGGGAACAGCTCGGCCGCGCCCTTCAGCAGCTCAGCGGTGGTGCTCACTTGTCCCCCTCGAAGTTCGGGTTCTCCCAGATGACCGTCGCGCCCATGCCGAAGCCGACGCACATGGTGGTCAGGCCGTAGCGGACGTGCGGCTGCTCCTCGAACTGGCGGGCCAGCTGCGTCATCAGACGGACACCGGAGGAGGCCAGCGGGTGGCCGAAGGCGATGGCGCCGCCGTACTGGTTGACGCGCTCGTCGTCGTCGGCGATGCCGTAGTGGTCCAGGAAGGCCAGGACCTGGACGGCGAAGGCCTCGTTGATCTCGAACAGGCCGATGTCGGAGATCGACAGGCCCGCCTGGGCGAGGGCCTTCTCGGTGGCCGGGATCGGGCCGTAGCCCATGACCTCCGGCTCGACGCCCGCGAAGGAGTAGGAGACCAGGCGCATCTTGACGGGCAGGCCGTTCTCGCGCGCGAAGTCCTCGGAGGCGATGAGCGAGGCGGTGGCGCCGTCGTTCAGGCCGGCCGCGTTGCCGGCGGTGACCCGGCCGTGGACGCGGAACGGGGTCTTCAGGTTCTGGAGGTTCTCCAGGGTGGTGCCCGGGCGCATCGGCTCGTCGGCGGTGACCAGGCCCCAGCCCGTCTCGCCCGCCTCCGCGTTGGTGCGGCGCACGGAGACCGGCACCAGGTCGGCCTGGATCTTGCCGTTGGCGTACGCCTTGGCGGCCTTCTCCTGGGAGCGCACCGCGTACTCGTCGGCGCGCAGCTTGGTGATCTGCGGGTAGCGGTCGTGCAGGTTCTCCGCCGTCATGCCCATGAACAGGGCGGACTCGTCGACCAGCTTCTCGGAGACGAAGCGCGGGTTCGGGTCGACGCCCTCGCCCATCGGGTGGCGGCCCATGTGCTCGACACCGCCCGCGATGGCGATGTCGTAGGCGCCGAAGGCGACGGAGCCGGCGACCGTGGTGACGGCCGTCAGCGCGCCCGCGCACATGCGGTCGATGGAGTAGCCGGGGACGGACTGCGGCAGGCCCGCGAGGATGCCCGCGGTGCGGCCGATGGTCAGGCCCTGGTCGCCGATCTGCGTGGTCGCGGCGATGGCGACCTCGTCGATCTTCTTCGGGTCCAGGCCGGGGTTGCGGCGCAGCAGCTCCCGGATCGCCTTGACGACGAGATCGTCGGCTCGGGTCTCGTGGTAGATGCCCTTCGGGCCCGCCTTGCCGAACGGGGTGCGGACGCCGTCGACGAAGACGACGTCCCTGACGGTACGAGGCACGATGGCTCTCCTCCAGGGTGCGGGATGGCACTGCTGCGGCACGCACATGCACTGAGCGCGCGCTCAGGGCCCATGCTACTTATGAGTAACGTGGCTGCCCAGTCCTGGCGGGTCGAGCGGCGAAGGTCACATCCCGACGCGCACACCCGGGATGGGGGAGCGGCCCTCACCGCGGCGGCGGGGCCGTGGACCCCCGAGGAGTCAGCACCGGCGTCGGAACGGGATGGGACCCCGCCCCGTCCCCCGAGATCACCCCGAACAGCGTGCGCGCCACCTCGGCCCCGAACCCGTGCACGTCATGGCTCATCGCGGACAGCCTCGGATGCGTCAGCCGGCACAGCTGCGAGTCGTCCCAGGCCAGCAGCGACACGTCCTCCGGCACCCGCAGACGCATCTCGGCGGCCACCGACAGCCCCGCCACCGCCATGATGTCGTTGTCGTAGACGATCGCCGTGGGCCGCTCCGCCGGGGCCGCGGCCAGCAGCGAACGCGTCGCCCGCGCCCCCGCCTCACCGGAGAAGTCGGTCGCCACCTGCCGGGCGCCGGCCAGCCCCAGCGCGCTCGCCGCCTCGTCGAACGCCGCGGTGCGCAGCGCCGTGTGGCCGAGCGCGGCCGCGCCGCCGACCCGCGCGATCCGCCGGTGCCCGAGCGCCGCGAGATAGCGCACCGCCTCACCGACGGCCGAGGTGTCGTCGGTCCACACGGAGGTCAGCGAGCCGGTCAGGGAGGGGTGCCCGACGGCGACCACCGGCAGCCCGAGCCGCTCGGCGACCGGCACCCGGGGATCGTCCTCGCGGAAGTCCACCAGGATGGAGCCGCCGATCTGCCGCCCCTTCCACCAGGACTCCAGCAGCCCGGCCTCCTCGTCCACGTCCTTCACCAGCCGCAGCAGCAGCGAGCAGGAGTGCTCGGTGAGGACGCTCTCCACGCCCGAGACGAACTCCATGTAGAACGGTTCGAGGCCCAGCATGCGGGCCGGCCGGCAGATCGCCAGACCGACCACGTCGACCCGCGCCCCGGCCAGCGACCGCGCGGTCAGGCTGGGCGCCCAGCCCAGCTCCCGGGCGGCCCGGAAGATCCGGTCCCGGGTCGCCTCCGACAGTCCCGGCTTGTGGTTGAAGGCGAGGGAGACGGCACCCTTGGAGACGCCGGCGCGCGCGGCGACGTCCTTGATGGTGACGCGGGAGGCAGTCATCGAGAGGCTCCATGCGGTACGGGCGGCCCGGGCGGCGGCCGCACCGGGATTCTCCCAGCCCCGCACCCCGCTGGTCACCCTTTCGCCGGGCAGCACGCGGCCGGGCCCGCGGTACGCGCACTCCGCCGACCGGTCGGCGCCCGTGCGCGGCCGACCTCTCGCGGCCCCGCTCGTCGACCTCGCCCGCGGCGCGCGGAAGGCCGGCCCCGACACCTGCCGGTCACCCTGGTGCGGCGGCGCCTCGTCCCGGACGAGAGGGCGGCCACCGTACGGCCGCCGCCCGTGGCCCGCACCCCGGTGTTCCCGACGCCGGTCGGGGTGCCCCTCGCGGCGGCACGCCGCCGAAAGACCTTGGCGTGATCTCGACGGGGCCCTGTTCCGCTTCCGCGGCCCGCCGGCGCCCAGCGGGAGCCCGTGCCGGGGCCCAGGGGGCGCGGGGAGCGGCGCGACCGGGCACCACGAACCCCGCACCCGCGCGACGCCGCGACCTCCTACGGCGCCTTGGCGGACAACGCCTCCACCAGCGCCGGGGTGACCAGCTCCACCTGCCAGGGCCGGGCCCCGTGGCCCACCAGCGCCTGCGCGACACCCTCCGCGTCCGGAGGCTGAGGCGGCTCCCAGCACACCC
Above is a genomic segment from Streptomyces glaucescens containing:
- a CDS encoding ATP-binding cassette domain-containing protein is translated as MVHVSATPVLALRGVSKRFGAVQALTDVELEIHAGEVVALVGDNGAGKSTLVKTIAGVHPIDEGVIEWEGKPVTINKPHDAQALGIATVYQDLALCDNIDVVGNLFLGRELRKWGVLDEVEMERRARELLTTLSIRIPSVRIPIASLSGGQRQTVAIARSMLGEPKLVILDEPTAALGVEQTAQVLDLVERLRERGHAVILISHNMADVKAVADKVAVLRLGRNNGVFEVKTTSQEEIISAITGATDNAVTRRAARTNGEVSK
- a CDS encoding sugar ABC transporter permease, whose product is MSTEKTSTAVTKDEHVVENPEAAAAAVTAVDPRLLVREEGLLGYWTEFKRKMRAGELGSLPVIIGLVIICVVFQSLNSAFLSAQNISDITVTMVGTGMISVGIVFVLLLGEIDLSVGSVSGASSAIAAVLAVNQGWPEWAAVLFAIAAGAAIGAAHGFFFAVLGAPAFAVTLAGLLFWLGFMLQTLGENGTINLDSDGFIGKLTTYFFTDVAAAYGLAAVVTAVFFISSFLGNRRRDAAGIPSRPLNETILRTALLAVISFAAAFMYNQYKGLPLATVIFLVFLVATDFVLRRTTYGRKVFALGGSVEASRRAGINVTAVRISVFAISGGFAAIGGLFLASKIASANQSAGTGDLLMNAIAAAVIGGTSLFGGRGRTWNALLGVLVIVSIQYGLQLESIAEPVKYMITAGVLLTTVVIDSITRKTQKTAGRA
- the dxs gene encoding 1-deoxy-D-xylulose-5-phosphate synthase, yielding MPLLTRIRGPRDLDRLSLEELDQLAGEIRTFLVDAVSKTGGHLGPNLGVVELTIALHRVFESPKDKVLWDTGHQSYVHKLLTGRQDFSKLKMKGGLSGYPSQAESEHDVIENSHASTVLGWADGLAKANQLLQRDDHVVAVIGDGALTGGMAWEALNNIAEAKDRPLVIVVNDNERSYAPTIGGLANHLATLRTTDGYERFLARTKEILDRTPVVGRPLYETLHGAKKGLKDFIAPQGMFEDLGLKYVGPIDGHDIEALESALARAKRFGGPVIVHCLTEKGRGYQPALQDEADRFHAVGKIHPDTGLPIASSGADWTSVFGDEMVKLGEEREDIVAITAAMLQPVGLDRFAKRFPERVYDVGIAEQHGAVSAAGLATGGLHPVFAVYATFLNRAFDQVLMDVALHKCGVTFVLDRAGITGTDGASHNGMWDMSILQVVPGLRLAAPRDADQVRAQLREAVQVDDAPTVVRFSKGAVGPAVPAVGRVGGMDVLREPGTDRPDVLLVSVGALAPMCLEVAALLDRQGISTTVVDPRWVKPVDEALAPLAERHRVVVTVEDNSRVGGVGSAISQALRDAGVDVPLRDFGIPPRFLDHASRAEVMAEIGLTAPDIARQVTGLVSKLDGKYERAAADEIEAARD
- a CDS encoding amino acid permease: MSSTLFRTKKVEQSILDTEEPEHALKKSLSALDLTVFGVGVIIGTGIFVLTGTVAKNNAGPAVALAFVAAGVACALAALCYAEFASTVPVAGSAYTFSYASLGELPAWTIGWDLVLEFALGTAVVAVGWSGYIQSLLDNAGWNMPAALGSREGADGFGFDILAAVLVLALTVILVIGMKLSARVTQVVVAVKVTVVLVVIIAGAFLIKGSNYDPFVPKAQEVPAGDSLQSPLIQLMFGWAPSNFGVMGIFTAASVVFFAFIGFDVVATAAEETRNPQRDMPRGILGSLLICTTLYVLVSIVVTGMQHYSELSVDAPLADAFKATGHPWYAGFISFGAAVGLTTVCMILLLGQTRVFFAMSRDGLLPRFFSRVHPRFRTPHRPTILLGVIIAVLAGFTPLTELAALVNIGTLFAFVVVAIGVIILRRTRPDLPRSFRTPWVPVIPILSVGASLWLMLNLPAETWIRFGIWMAAGFVVYFLYGRSHSRLGRHQETTVDDVVEGHPHPDR